A genomic window from Planococcus rifietoensis includes:
- a CDS encoding aldo/keto reductase, producing MVKAIPEVTLNDGTTLPVTGLGTYGLWGNAGANAVSSGINAGYRLIDTAYNYENEGAVGEGIRRSGIPREELWVTSKLPGRYHTYEKALVAIQESLFRAQLDYFDLYLIHWPLPNQDTYVEAWQALIDAQKWGLVRSIGVSNFLPEHLERIIKETGVTPSVNQVELHPFFNQAHQRKAHTEHNIQTQSWSPIARAKDIMTNDTVRQIAEAHHKTIAQVVLRWQYQIGSVSIPRSTSPERQRENLAIFDFELSDSEMAAISELSRPDGRLFDMDPATHEEF from the coding sequence ATGGTGAAAGCAATTCCAGAAGTGACATTAAATGACGGCACGACTTTGCCGGTGACAGGGCTCGGTACATACGGACTATGGGGCAATGCCGGGGCGAACGCCGTCAGCAGTGGCATCAACGCGGGATACCGCTTGATCGATACGGCGTATAATTACGAAAACGAAGGCGCGGTCGGCGAAGGCATTCGGCGCAGCGGCATTCCACGAGAAGAGCTGTGGGTGACGTCCAAGCTGCCGGGGCGCTATCACACATACGAAAAAGCTTTGGTGGCGATTCAGGAATCGCTATTCCGTGCGCAATTGGATTATTTCGACCTCTATTTGATTCACTGGCCGTTGCCGAATCAAGATACGTACGTGGAAGCTTGGCAAGCGTTGATCGACGCACAGAAATGGGGACTCGTCCGCTCGATCGGCGTCAGCAATTTCCTGCCTGAGCATTTGGAGCGCATCATCAAAGAGACGGGCGTCACGCCGAGCGTGAACCAAGTGGAATTGCATCCGTTCTTTAACCAGGCGCATCAGCGAAAAGCGCATACCGAGCACAACATCCAAACTCAGTCGTGGAGCCCGATCGCGAGGGCGAAGGATATCATGACGAACGATACCGTCCGCCAGATTGCGGAAGCTCATCACAAAACCATCGCGCAAGTCGTCTTGCGCTGGCAATATCAAATCGGTTCGGTATCGATTCCTCGCTCTACCTCGCCTGAGCGCCAACGCGAAAACCTGGCCATTTTCGATTTTGAATTAAGCGACAGTGAAATGGCGGCGATTTCGGAATTGTCCCGTCCGGATGGAAGGTTGTTTGATATGGACCCGGCGACGCATGAGGAGTTTTAA
- a CDS encoding peptidoglycan-binding domain-containing protein: MKKIWLPLLLAFGLFAALPLSFDSAAAASHGSATENQLPENLEKLMDIAPEHQFTLRQGSKRIEVELLQWTLNDYGLKTEVDGIFGPKTDRNVRQYQQDKGLVVDGIVGMYTWVAIYAEHQQPSDDTQLPARLKNVMAISPEHQYTLHQGSQRIEVELLQWTLNNYGLKTEVDGVFGPETTRNVRQYQADKGLHVDGIVGVKTWTALYGEY; encoded by the coding sequence GCTTCCACTGCTTCTCGCATTCGGATTATTCGCTGCACTTCCCCTGTCTTTTGATTCAGCCGCTGCCGCAAGCCATGGATCGGCAACAGAAAACCAGCTACCCGAAAACCTCGAGAAACTGATGGACATCGCCCCGGAGCATCAATTCACGCTGCGCCAAGGAAGCAAACGGATTGAAGTCGAGCTGCTCCAATGGACCTTGAACGATTACGGATTGAAAACGGAAGTCGATGGTATCTTCGGGCCAAAGACCGACCGGAACGTCCGGCAATACCAGCAGGATAAAGGCCTCGTAGTCGACGGCATCGTCGGCATGTATACGTGGGTCGCCATTTACGCCGAACATCAACAGCCTTCGGATGACACCCAACTCCCCGCCAGGCTGAAGAATGTAATGGCGATCTCACCGGAACACCAATACACCTTGCACCAAGGCAGTCAGCGCATCGAAGTGGAATTGCTGCAGTGGACATTGAACAATTACGGATTGAAGACGGAAGTCGATGGCGTCTTCGGGCCCGAAACCACTAGGAACGTTCGGCAATATCAGGCCGATAAGGGATTGCACGTCGATGGCATTGTTGGGGTCAAAACGTGGACGGCGTTGTACGGGGAATATTGA